The Dehalogenimonas lykanthroporepellens BL-DC-9 genome includes a window with the following:
- a CDS encoding undecaprenyl diphosphate synthase (TIGRFAM: undecaprenyl diphosphate synthase~KEGG: deg:DehalGT_0317 undecaprenyl diphosphate synthase~PFAM: Di-trans-poly-cis-decaprenylcistransferase), translating to MHQELEPVAPPCHVAIIMDGNGRWALRQGWERLEGHRAGLNNIPEVIRAFTDAGVGYITLFSFSTENWKRPAGEVRGLLSLLAEALGKMSQELDDNNIVLRHLGRLDRLPYQLRHKVRRVMEQTAGNTGAVVSFAFDYGSRAELVEAARQALKQKVAADTLDEKTFSGLLSSSGLPDVDLLIRTGGERRLSNFLLWQSAYAELYFSDTLWPDFKEDEINRALADYAGRHRRFGGLH from the coding sequence ATGCATCAGGAATTGGAACCGGTTGCGCCGCCCTGTCATGTCGCCATCATCATGGACGGCAACGGCCGTTGGGCGCTCCGTCAGGGTTGGGAACGACTGGAGGGGCATCGCGCCGGGCTGAACAACATCCCGGAGGTCATCCGGGCATTCACCGACGCCGGAGTCGGTTATATCACCCTGTTCAGTTTTTCCACCGAAAACTGGAAACGGCCCGCCGGCGAGGTCAGGGGACTGCTCAGTCTGCTGGCCGAAGCGCTGGGGAAGATGTCACAGGAACTGGACGACAACAACATCGTACTTCGCCATCTGGGTCGGCTGGACCGACTGCCATACCAGCTTCGCCATAAAGTCCGGCGGGTAATGGAACAGACCGCCGGCAACACCGGCGCCGTGGTCAGCTTCGCCTTCGATTACGGATCCAGAGCCGAACTGGTAGAAGCCGCCCGACAGGCGCTTAAACAGAAAGTGGCCGCTGATACTCTCGACGAAAAGACCTTCAGCGGACTTTTGAGTTCGTCCGGACTGCCTGACGTCGACCTCCTCATCCGCACCGGCGGCGAGCGGCGGCTGTCTAATTTCCTGCTGTGGCAGTCAGCCTATGCCGAACTCTACTTTAGCGATACCCTCTGGCCGGACTTCAAGGAAGATGAGATAAACCGTGCCCTGGCCGATTACGCAGGCCGCCACCGCCGCTTCGGAGGCCTTCACTGA
- a CDS encoding prolyl-tRNA synthetase (KEGG: deg:DehalGT_0312 prolyl-tRNA synthetase~TIGRFAM: prolyl-tRNA synthetase~PFAM: tRNA synthetase class II (G H P and S); YbaK/prolyl-tRNA synthetase associated region; Anticodon-binding domain protein): protein MRLSQLFGKTQREIPGEAETISHRLLLRAGMIAQLTAGVYSYLPPAWRTSRKIMDIIRDEMDAAGCQEITMPVLQPIELWQKSGRGAAFGDNLFQLTDRKEHTLALGPTHEEVVSDLASRYIQSYRDLPQRLYQIQTKLRDEPRPRGGLIRVREFIMKDMYSFDADEAGLEESYQRMVQAYKNIYRRCGLKAMAIEADSGAIGGKASHEFMVLAESGEDEVIFCAGCGYAANKEKAVFNKGKTEPEAPLPTEEVATPGREAIEDVADFLGLPPSRMLKCVFYVADKEFIVAVIRGDLEVNEIKLKNALKAADLRLAVAEEVAEAGLVAGSASPAGFSGMVVADDSVIEGYNYVGGANVSGRHMRNLNLGRDFRAFKTTDIASAAVGAKCARCGGTLDATRGIEVGHVFKLGTFLAETFGAVYTDAEGNQKPCIMGCYGIGIGRLLAAAIEQNHDDKGIIWPMPIAPWQVHLTGLGLENEPVRAAAEKLYGELTSAGIEVLYDDRPESPGVKFNDADLLGMPLRLTISPRSMDKGSVEVKQRAEKAFELVPADEVVEVTRKLVSDMMNTESCQS from the coding sequence ATGAGACTTTCCCAGCTCTTCGGCAAGACCCAGCGGGAGATTCCCGGCGAGGCCGAAACCATCAGTCACCGGTTGCTGTTGCGCGCCGGCATGATCGCCCAGCTTACCGCCGGCGTCTATTCCTACCTGCCGCCGGCCTGGCGCACCTCCCGTAAGATAATGGACATCATCCGCGATGAGATGGACGCCGCCGGCTGTCAGGAAATCACCATGCCGGTGCTTCAACCCATCGAGCTGTGGCAGAAGTCCGGTCGCGGCGCCGCCTTCGGCGACAATCTGTTCCAGCTCACCGACCGCAAGGAGCACACGCTGGCGCTGGGCCCCACTCACGAAGAGGTAGTCTCCGACCTGGCTTCGCGCTATATCCAGTCCTACCGCGACCTGCCCCAGCGGCTGTACCAGATACAGACCAAACTGCGGGACGAGCCGCGCCCCCGCGGCGGCCTCATCCGCGTCCGCGAGTTCATCATGAAGGATATGTATTCCTTCGACGCCGATGAAGCCGGGCTGGAAGAATCCTATCAGCGCATGGTGCAGGCCTACAAGAACATCTACCGGCGGTGCGGCCTGAAGGCCATGGCCATCGAGGCCGATTCCGGGGCTATCGGCGGCAAGGCGTCGCACGAGTTCATGGTGCTGGCCGAATCCGGCGAGGACGAAGTCATCTTCTGCGCCGGTTGCGGCTACGCCGCCAACAAGGAAAAGGCAGTCTTCAATAAGGGTAAAACCGAACCGGAAGCCCCGCTACCGACCGAAGAAGTGGCTACACCGGGCCGGGAGGCCATCGAGGACGTCGCCGACTTCCTGGGACTGCCCCCGTCACGGATGCTCAAGTGCGTCTTCTATGTGGCCGATAAAGAGTTCATCGTGGCCGTCATCCGGGGCGACCTGGAAGTCAACGAAATCAAGCTGAAAAACGCCCTCAAAGCCGCCGACCTGCGCCTGGCCGTAGCTGAAGAAGTAGCCGAAGCCGGTCTGGTGGCCGGTTCGGCCTCACCCGCCGGTTTCAGCGGCATGGTGGTGGCCGACGACTCGGTCATCGAGGGCTATAATTATGTCGGCGGTGCCAACGTCAGCGGCCGCCATATGCGCAATCTCAACCTGGGCCGGGACTTCCGGGCCTTCAAGACAACCGATATCGCCTCGGCGGCTGTCGGGGCCAAATGCGCCCGTTGCGGCGGGACGCTGGATGCCACCCGCGGCATCGAGGTCGGCCATGTCTTCAAGCTGGGCACCTTCCTGGCCGAAACCTTCGGCGCCGTCTATACCGACGCCGAAGGCAACCAGAAGCCCTGCATCATGGGCTGTTACGGCATCGGCATCGGCCGTCTGCTGGCGGCGGCTATCGAGCAGAATCACGATGACAAGGGCATCATCTGGCCCATGCCCATCGCCCCCTGGCAGGTTCACCTGACGGGACTGGGACTGGAGAATGAGCCGGTGCGCGCCGCCGCTGAGAAGCTCTACGGTGAACTGACCTCGGCCGGTATCGAGGTGCTGTACGACGACCGGCCGGAATCTCCCGGCGTAAAATTCAACGACGCCGACCTTTTGGGCATGCCGCTCCGGCTGACCATCAGCCCCCGCTCCATGGACAAGGGCAGTGTCGAGGTCAAACAGCGCGCCGAAAAGGCCTTCGAGCTGGTGCCTGCGGATGAGGTGGTCGAGGTGACCCGAAAACTGGTCAGCGACATGATGAATACCGAGAGTTGTCAGTCATGA
- a CDS encoding HNH endonuclease (KEGG: mes:Meso_0201 HNH endonuclease), which produces MAECDFSDEVRQKAFRSAGSQCECAEGCKEHPGTRCKVYFWRWDEAHYYRIDPARPPVYENCRVMCLRCHRNADAKASASNSKS; this is translated from the coding sequence ATGGCTGAATGCGACTTTTCCGACGAGGTCAGGCAAAAGGCGTTCCGCAGTGCCGGCTCCCAGTGCGAATGCGCCGAAGGCTGTAAGGAACACCCCGGCACCCGTTGTAAGGTGTATTTCTGGCGCTGGGACGAGGCCCACTACTACCGCATCGACCCGGCGCGACCGCCGGTTTATGAGAACTGCCGGGTGATGTGTTTGAGATGCCACAGGAACGCTGATGCCAAGGCATCAGCTTCAAATTCCAAATCCTAA
- a CDS encoding hypothetical protein (KEGG: ote:Oter_0054 hypothetical protein): MNLPCPDYRPHRDEVNTFIDYPSGRAYNGRMSDQDNQEVIQGSGKPVLVAALVCDTAAKDPTTGKISLIGIFDKVHVSKFPSKRPVSLYAKLTEAEGEYEFQARYVYSNTGEKLAEAKGKFNSNSKLGTVELNLQFPPLPIPGEGRYDFQLWVNGHFLGQAFIDAVGMGQQAA, translated from the coding sequence TTGAACCTGCCTTGCCCTGATTATAGACCTCACCGGGATGAAGTCAATACTTTTATTGACTACCCGTCGGGGCGCGCCTACAATGGACGCATGAGTGACCAGGATAATCAGGAAGTAATCCAGGGTAGCGGCAAGCCGGTGCTGGTGGCGGCGCTGGTCTGTGACACAGCCGCCAAGGACCCGACTACCGGCAAGATTTCGCTTATCGGTATCTTTGACAAGGTTCATGTGAGCAAGTTCCCGTCGAAGCGTCCGGTATCGCTGTACGCCAAGTTGACCGAGGCCGAAGGGGAATATGAGTTCCAGGCCCGTTACGTTTATTCCAATACCGGGGAAAAGCTGGCCGAGGCCAAAGGCAAGTTCAACTCCAATAGCAAGCTGGGGACGGTGGAGCTGAATCTGCAGTTTCCGCCTCTGCCCATTCCCGGCGAGGGTCGTTATGACTTCCAGCTGTGGGTCAACGGTCACTTCCTGGGACAGGCCTTCATCGACGCGGTGGGTATGGGACAGCAGGCCGCTTAG
- a CDS encoding ribosomal protein L21 (manually curated~TIGRFAM: ribosomal protein L21~KEGG: dev:DhcVS_1107 ribosomal protein L21~PFAM: ribosomal protein L21), with amino-acid sequence MYAIVESGGKQYKVTEGQTFDVDLLDITPGSTIELDRVLLVSGDAGITAGKPLVEGARIVATAEGNGMGEKVRGLRYKNKTRAHTRTGGRALFTRLKVDSIVVPAK; translated from the coding sequence ATTTACGCGATAGTTGAATCAGGTGGAAAACAGTATAAGGTGACCGAAGGCCAGACCTTCGATGTCGATTTACTGGATATCACTCCCGGCAGTACCATCGAACTCGACCGGGTTCTGCTGGTATCCGGAGATGCCGGTATCACTGCCGGCAAGCCGCTGGTGGAAGGAGCCAGGATTGTGGCCACCGCCGAAGGTAACGGCATGGGCGAGAAGGTTCGCGGCCTGCGCTACAAGAACAAGACTCGCGCTCACACCCGCACCGGCGGACGGGCGTTGTTCACCCGGTTGAAGGTCGACAGTATCGTCGTCCCCGCCAAGTAA
- a CDS encoding hypothetical protein (KEGG: pab:PAB0974 transmembrane oligosaccharyl transferase, putative) has protein sequence MDTTFWQALTAVAVVVLAIGLFYAVNKYLQFRRRDDARLAIDFFRDLRSDEFKAVIRSIYGVKTGEWSGLADYQRVRIDHLVDWFNLLGAVTRNREINENLAIETLGGPTAIRCWYRLVPYLRQETERRGFFCDDFEDFTRRSLTHFRRRGITIWFSWGDERVELVEHLQQADIKPRSIEEIRFQNRNRGNR, from the coding sequence ATGGACACTACTTTCTGGCAGGCATTGACGGCTGTTGCCGTCGTCGTTCTGGCTATCGGATTATTCTACGCCGTCAATAAATATCTGCAGTTCCGCCGCCGTGACGACGCGCGGCTGGCCATCGATTTTTTCCGCGACCTCCGGAGTGACGAATTCAAGGCCGTCATCCGCAGTATCTACGGCGTCAAAACCGGTGAGTGGAGCGGCCTGGCCGACTACCAGCGGGTGCGCATCGACCACCTGGTGGACTGGTTCAACCTGCTGGGCGCGGTCACCCGCAACCGGGAGATAAACGAAAACCTGGCCATCGAGACGCTGGGCGGGCCGACGGCCATCCGTTGCTGGTACCGGTTGGTGCCCTACCTGCGCCAGGAAACCGAGCGGAGAGGCTTCTTCTGCGACGACTTTGAGGATTTTACCCGCCGCTCGCTGACCCACTTCCGGCGGCGCGGCATCACCATCTGGTTCTCCTGGGGTGACGAACGGGTGGAACTGGTGGAGCACCTCCAGCAGGCGGATATCAAGCCCCGCTCCATCGAAGAAATCCGCTTTCAGAACAGAAACAGAGGTAATAGATGA
- a CDS encoding phosphatidate cytidylyltransferase (PFAM: phosphatidate cytidylyltransferase~KEGG: deb:DehaBAV1_0354 phosphatidate cytidylyltransferase) — MLKKRVISGCVLAVMALVLVWFDEPLPWLTVGVLVWGLLALREFNTVVAQTRAKPMTVIGTIGVGLLLISPHITDSLAPFLAAFTVGSLLYLLKPGDRSQSFIRWGWTMAGVIYVGWLLSFIVALRGLEGGREWVFFLLGVTAASDTFAYFIGRAFGKHKMTPAISPKKSWEGAIGGAVFAATAALALTALFDLPLGWVEAALLGLATSAIGQAGDLVESLFKRNMAVKDSGNSIPGHGGLLDRMDSVVFAAVLVYYYVVFFVI, encoded by the coding sequence ATGCTCAAAAAGAGGGTGATCTCCGGATGCGTTCTGGCTGTTATGGCATTGGTACTGGTGTGGTTCGATGAGCCTCTGCCCTGGCTGACCGTCGGCGTGCTCGTCTGGGGACTTCTGGCCCTCCGGGAATTCAATACCGTTGTCGCTCAAACCCGGGCCAAACCCATGACAGTTATCGGCACCATAGGAGTCGGTCTGCTCCTCATCAGCCCCCATATCACCGACAGCCTGGCGCCTTTCCTGGCGGCTTTTACCGTAGGATCTTTATTGTATCTGCTGAAACCCGGTGACCGGTCGCAGTCTTTTATTCGCTGGGGCTGGACCATGGCCGGGGTCATCTATGTCGGCTGGTTATTATCTTTCATCGTAGCTCTCAGGGGATTGGAGGGCGGCCGGGAGTGGGTTTTCTTTCTCCTGGGTGTCACCGCCGCCTCCGATACATTTGCTTACTTCATTGGTCGAGCCTTCGGTAAACATAAGATGACGCCTGCCATCAGCCCGAAAAAAAGCTGGGAAGGTGCCATCGGCGGTGCTGTTTTCGCCGCGACCGCGGCGCTGGCGCTGACCGCCCTGTTCGACCTGCCCCTTGGCTGGGTGGAAGCCGCCCTGCTGGGACTGGCCACCAGCGCCATCGGACAGGCCGGCGACCTGGTGGAATCGCTGTTCAAACGTAACATGGCCGTCAAGGATTCCGGTAACAGCATCCCCGGCCACGGCGGCTTACTGGACCGGATGGACTCGGTCGTCTTCGCCGCCGTCCTGGTGTATTACTACGTCGTCTTCTTCGTCATTTAA
- a CDS encoding membrane-associated zinc metalloprotease (KEGG: deh:cbdb_A313 putative membrane-associated zinc metalloprotease~TIGRFAM: membrane-associated zinc metalloprotease~PFAM: peptidase M50) — translation MLFTILVFLLVLGVLVLAHEAGHFFTAKAFGVGVNEFGVGFPPRLFAVKRGETEYSVNALPLGGFVKLSGEEDPDAPDSLASKSHAKRITVLASGAIINALLPIILLTGAFIVPHDVARGDITVVEVSPNSPAETAGLVEGDTIITFAGRELDNNAALGRYIFMYLGEPTDMGIRHADGNTSVVTVTPRWAPPEGDGAVGLRTTTDNLVIERESMPFFQAVGKGFSESIDLLVLFKNSILSMIAGTAEGGVAGPVGIATIVGDVARAGLSPLLEFTALLSLNLAILNLLPIPALDGGRIAFVAVEWARRGKRLDPQTEGKIHFMGFAFLILLIITVTFNDIMRIAGGG, via the coding sequence TTGCTGTTTACCATTTTAGTGTTTTTACTGGTACTGGGGGTGCTGGTGCTGGCCCACGAGGCCGGACACTTCTTCACCGCCAAGGCCTTCGGCGTCGGGGTCAACGAGTTCGGCGTCGGTTTTCCGCCGCGCCTGTTCGCCGTCAAGCGAGGCGAAACCGAATACTCCGTCAACGCCCTGCCGCTGGGCGGCTTCGTCAAGCTGTCGGGTGAAGAAGACCCTGACGCGCCGGATTCCCTGGCTTCCAAAAGCCACGCCAAACGCATCACGGTACTGGCTTCCGGCGCCATCATCAACGCCCTCCTGCCGATTATCCTGCTGACCGGGGCTTTCATCGTACCGCACGATGTCGCCCGCGGCGACATCACCGTAGTTGAGGTATCTCCCAACTCACCGGCGGAAACCGCCGGGCTGGTCGAGGGCGACACCATCATCACCTTCGCCGGACGGGAACTGGATAACAACGCCGCCCTGGGACGGTACATCTTCATGTACCTGGGCGAACCGACCGACATGGGCATCCGCCACGCCGACGGCAATACTTCGGTAGTGACGGTGACCCCCCGCTGGGCGCCTCCGGAGGGTGACGGCGCCGTCGGCTTACGCACCACCACCGACAATCTGGTCATCGAGCGCGAGAGTATGCCTTTCTTCCAGGCTGTCGGCAAGGGTTTCAGTGAAAGCATCGACCTGCTGGTACTGTTCAAAAACTCCATCCTGTCGATGATAGCCGGCACCGCCGAAGGCGGCGTGGCCGGGCCGGTGGGCATCGCCACCATCGTCGGTGACGTCGCCCGCGCCGGGTTGTCGCCTCTTCTGGAGTTCACCGCCCTGCTGTCGCTCAACCTGGCTATCCTGAACCTGCTACCCATCCCGGCGCTGGACGGCGGCAGAATCGCCTTCGTGGCGGTGGAGTGGGCGCGCCGCGGCAAGCGCCTCGACCCGCAGACGGAAGGCAAAATCCACTTCATGGGCTTCGCCTTCCTGATTTTACTGATAATCACGGTAACCTTCAACGATATAATGAGGATTGCGGGAGGAGGATAG
- a CDS encoding 1-hydroxy-2-methyl-2-(E)-butenyl 4-diphosphate synthase (KEGG: deg:DehalGT_0313 1-hydroxy-2-methyl-2-(E)-butenyl 4-diphosphate synthase~TIGRFAM: 1-hydroxy-2-methyl-2-(E)-butenyl 4-diphosphate synthase~PFAM: IspG family protein) — protein sequence MTKTEPAGWMESILLNRRDSRAINIGGVAVGGGAPITVQSMTKTDTRNVSATVAQIRELAQAGCEIVRCGVPDAEAATALEDIKRQSPIPVIADIHFDYRLALIAVSAGVDGLRINPGNIGDAERVEQVVLAAKTRRIPIRIGVNGGSLPPDFEPGLPLHRRMVASAMTQVRLLESLDFDLIKISLKAFDVPETIAAYRLIAGMTDYPLHLGMTEAGTARTGVIRSAVGIGTLLAEGIGDTIRVSLSAPPAEEVRAGYEILKSLDLRRHGPVLVACPSCARTEVDIVGLADRVAEALEGIDKTIKVAVMGCAVNGPGEARDADVGIACGKGQGILFRRGEKIRVVPEAELFTELLKEVENF from the coding sequence ATGACCAAAACAGAGCCGGCGGGCTGGATGGAATCCATATTGCTTAATCGACGAGACAGCAGAGCCATAAACATCGGCGGGGTGGCCGTCGGCGGCGGCGCGCCCATAACCGTCCAGTCCATGACCAAGACCGACACCCGGAACGTCTCCGCCACCGTCGCCCAGATACGGGAACTGGCTCAGGCCGGGTGCGAAATCGTCAGGTGCGGCGTCCCCGACGCCGAGGCCGCCACGGCGCTCGAAGACATCAAGCGGCAAAGCCCCATACCGGTCATCGCCGACATCCACTTCGATTACCGGCTGGCGCTCATCGCCGTCTCAGCCGGCGTGGACGGTCTGCGCATCAACCCCGGCAATATCGGCGACGCCGAGCGGGTCGAACAAGTCGTTCTGGCCGCCAAAACCCGCCGGATACCCATCCGCATCGGCGTCAACGGCGGTTCCCTGCCACCGGACTTCGAGCCTGGTCTGCCGCTCCACCGGCGCATGGTGGCTTCCGCCATGACCCAGGTCAGACTGCTGGAAAGCCTGGATTTCGACCTCATCAAGATTTCGCTGAAGGCCTTCGACGTACCGGAAACCATCGCCGCCTACCGCCTGATAGCCGGCATGACGGACTACCCGCTTCACCTGGGCATGACCGAGGCCGGAACGGCCCGCACCGGCGTCATCCGCTCCGCCGTCGGTATCGGCACCCTCCTGGCCGAGGGCATCGGCGATACCATCCGCGTTTCGTTGTCAGCGCCGCCGGCAGAGGAAGTCCGCGCCGGTTATGAGATACTCAAAAGCCTGGACCTGCGCCGTCACGGCCCGGTACTGGTGGCCTGCCCTTCCTGCGCCCGAACCGAAGTGGACATCGTCGGGCTGGCCGACCGGGTGGCCGAAGCACTGGAGGGCATTGACAAGACCATTAAAGTGGCCGTCATGGGCTGTGCCGTCAACGGCCCCGGTGAAGCCCGCGACGCCGATGTCGGTATCGCCTGCGGCAAGGGGCAGGGCATCCTGTTCCGCCGTGGCGAAAAAATCCGGGTGGTGCCGGAAGCCGAACTGTTCACCGAGCTTTTAAAAGAAGTGGAGAACTTCTAG
- a CDS encoding 1-deoxy-D-xylulose 5-phosphate reductoisomerase (TIGRFAM: 1-deoxy-D-xylulose 5-phosphate reductoisomerase~KEGG: dev:DhcVS_315 1-deoxy-D-xylulose 5-phosphate reductoisomerase~PFAM: 1-deoxy-D-xylulose 5-phosphate reductoisomerase domain protein) translates to MNLPLRLAVLGATGSIGRQTLDVIRQFPERLKVIAMAAGNNLPLFRQQLAEFKPEYVSCLAPGFDPGSAECLTPAEMAVLPEVDIVVVALPGSTGLAPTLAATGAGKIIALSNKECLVSAGDILMAEARRHHAQIRPVDSEHSAIWQCLVGESSPAEKIILTASGGPFREYAPKQLSAVTPEQALAHPSWKMGRKVTLDSATLMNKGLEVIEAHRLYGLPYDRIEVVIHPQSMVHSMVQFADGGIKAQLSPPDMRLPIQYAFSYPERWSNDSLPRADWATIGRLDFATPDFERFPCLALAIEAGKKGNTWPAVLAAAGEEADELFLTGRIGFTDIARLVGVVLKEHTPDGELSLDSIADAESWARRRITELARSL, encoded by the coding sequence ATGAATCTACCACTCAGACTTGCCGTTCTCGGTGCCACCGGCAGTATCGGCCGGCAAACGCTGGATGTCATCAGGCAGTTCCCGGAACGGCTGAAAGTTATCGCCATGGCCGCCGGTAACAACCTGCCGCTATTCCGCCAACAACTGGCTGAATTCAAACCGGAGTATGTTTCCTGCCTGGCGCCCGGTTTCGACCCCGGCTCAGCCGAATGCCTGACGCCGGCCGAAATGGCCGTTTTGCCGGAGGTTGATATCGTGGTGGTGGCCCTGCCCGGTAGCACCGGACTGGCGCCGACACTGGCGGCAACCGGCGCCGGCAAGATTATCGCGCTGTCCAACAAGGAATGCCTGGTATCGGCCGGAGATATCCTGATGGCCGAAGCCAGGCGTCACCATGCTCAAATCCGCCCGGTGGACTCGGAACACTCGGCCATCTGGCAATGCCTGGTCGGTGAATCATCACCCGCGGAAAAGATTATCCTGACCGCTTCCGGCGGCCCTTTTCGGGAATATGCCCCGAAGCAACTATCAGCCGTAACCCCGGAGCAGGCCCTGGCTCACCCGTCGTGGAAGATGGGCCGGAAGGTAACGCTGGACTCGGCGACACTGATGAACAAGGGGCTGGAGGTCATCGAGGCTCACCGGCTCTATGGATTGCCCTACGACCGCATCGAAGTGGTCATCCACCCGCAGTCCATGGTACATTCCATGGTGCAGTTCGCCGATGGCGGCATCAAGGCGCAACTGTCGCCGCCCGACATGCGCCTGCCCATTCAGTACGCCTTTTCGTACCCGGAACGCTGGAGCAACGACAGCCTGCCCCGGGCTGACTGGGCGACCATCGGCCGGCTGGACTTCGCTACCCCGGACTTCGAGCGCTTTCCCTGTCTGGCCCTGGCCATCGAAGCCGGCAAAAAAGGCAACACCTGGCCGGCGGTGCTGGCCGCCGCCGGTGAAGAGGCTGATGAACTGTTCCTGACCGGGCGAATCGGCTTCACCGACATCGCCCGCCTGGTCGGTGTGGTCCTCAAAGAACATACCCCCGACGGGGAATTGTCGTTAGATAGTATAGCTGACGCCGAGTCCTGGGCGCGGCGTCGAATTACCGAACTGGCAAGGAGTCTTTAA
- a CDS encoding conserved hypothetical protein (KEGG: deg:DehalGT_1042 hypothetical protein): MKEKTDIFDALAQNEELVGELYRAFARRFPEMADFWTNLAEAEKRHSSWLKNLSDDAAEKTLTVTDRFSSAAVTTFHNYLINETTAAGRQDYGEKQALATALYIEKSLIEKDFYQCVHSTDEVISNLLEALVTESRQHLELVRQKMREKGLKPT, translated from the coding sequence ATGAAGGAAAAGACCGACATCTTCGACGCGCTGGCCCAAAACGAGGAACTGGTCGGCGAACTGTACCGCGCCTTTGCCCGGCGTTTCCCGGAAATGGCCGACTTCTGGACCAATCTGGCCGAAGCGGAAAAAAGACACTCCTCCTGGCTGAAAAATCTGAGCGACGACGCCGCCGAAAAGACATTGACGGTAACCGACCGGTTTTCATCGGCCGCCGTCACCACCTTCCACAACTACCTCATCAATGAAACCACCGCCGCCGGCCGGCAGGACTATGGTGAAAAGCAGGCGCTGGCCACGGCCTTATACATTGAAAAGAGCCTCATCGAAAAGGACTTCTATCAGTGCGTCCACAGTACCGACGAGGTAATATCCAATCTTTTGGAAGCCCTGGTCACCGAATCACGCCAGCACCTGGAGCTCGTCCGGCAGAAGATGCGAGAAAAGGGCCTGAAGCCGACCTAA
- a CDS encoding protein of unknown function UPF0153 (PFAM: protein of unknown function UPF0153~KEGG: mtp:Mthe_0883 hypothetical protein), which yields METAENDASTPEDKEILTREILEERWDRVIAEHGTSRLIGVNLPVFNRATASQAEWSLMSFLPLYLVSSFLKCQQCGQCCRPNERHWDRGVVLSRDEVLELKSRYRLEKRNGKTYLKYPCPILSGSSRCTRYHSRPFGCRLFPFNITRNPDTGEDEGLGLLMHCPAARDFYVTVNLFMQDFYAHLEKCRAAGQPRFDIKDLDMLKTAYDYKAIDPADLAYMKAKARSPY from the coding sequence ATGGAAACCGCTGAAAACGACGCTTCGACACCCGAAGATAAGGAAATTCTGACCCGGGAGATACTGGAAGAACGCTGGGACCGGGTAATTGCCGAACACGGCACCAGCCGCCTTATCGGGGTCAACCTGCCGGTCTTCAACCGGGCTACGGCCAGCCAGGCAGAATGGTCGCTGATGTCCTTCCTGCCTTTGTACCTGGTGTCCAGTTTCCTCAAATGCCAGCAGTGCGGCCAGTGCTGTCGTCCCAACGAACGCCACTGGGACAGGGGGGTGGTGCTGTCCCGGGATGAAGTCCTGGAACTCAAGAGCCGCTACCGGCTGGAGAAACGCAATGGCAAGACCTACCTGAAATACCCCTGCCCCATCCTGAGCGGTTCCAGCCGCTGTACCCGTTACCATTCCCGGCCGTTCGGTTGCCGGTTGTTCCCCTTCAATATCACCCGCAATCCCGATACCGGGGAGGATGAAGGCCTGGGACTGCTGATGCACTGCCCGGCCGCCCGGGACTTTTATGTCACCGTCAACCTGTTCATGCAGGATTTCTACGCCCACCTGGAGAAATGCCGCGCCGCCGGACAACCCCGCTTCGACATCAAGGACCTGGACATGTTGAAAACCGCCTACGATTACAAAGCCATCGACCCCGCCGACCTGGCTTATATGAAGGCCAAGGCCCGGTCACCGTATTAG